The nucleotide window CTCACTAAAAAGTTATTATCCATAAGCAAATTAACTATGGACCATCCTGTTGATGTATTATTCTCTCAACACTTCTTTCACATTCAGGATCGGAAAACCAAGCAGGTACTCACTAGAGGCATTTGTGAAGACGGACTTTATGTGCTCAAGGCCGGACCTCGAGCTTATGTTGCTGATTTTTCAAATAAGGCTTCCTACGAGTTGTAGCATGCTCGTTTGGGCCATGTGTCCTTTGATGTTATTTCAATTTTgaacaagtttggtgttttgaatGTTACTTCTTTATTGCCTAAACCTACTATTTGCACCTCTTGTCAGCTTGCAAAAGGACACAAATTACCTTTTATTAGTAATGCTAAACGTGCTTCATTTCCATTGGATTTGGTTCATTGTGACTTGTGGGGTCCGGCTCCCAATCCTTCTACGGATGGATACCGTTATTATGTTATTTTTATAGACGATTACTCAAGGTTTACATGGTTTTATCCACTCAAAACAAAAACTGGCTTTTATGCGGTTTTACCCACATTTATTAAACTTGTTCAAACTCAATGTTCAAGGAAAATTAAAATCTTTCAAAGCGACGGTGGCACTGAGTTTGTGAATCACACGGTCCGCAAAATTTTTGAAGAAAATGGAACTTTTCATAGATATTCATGTCCATATACGCCTCAGCAAAATGGGCGTGCGGAGCGAAAGCATCGTCATCTTGTGGAAACCGGTTTAGCCATGCTATTCAACGCTCATGTTCCGGCTCAATTTTGGGTCGACGCCTTTATTTCGGCTACCTTTATTACCAATCGTGTGCCATCTCCTCTTCTGGATAACAAGTCTCCATTTCAGCTTCTTTTTAAACAAATGCCGCAATATTCCACTTTTCGGGTCTATGGATGCCAAGTCTTTCCCTACTTGCGTGACTACGCCAAACACAAGCTTGAACCGCACAGTCTCCTATGTGTTTTCATTGGCTATAGTCCACAATACAAGGGATACCGTTGCCTCGATCCAACCACTAAGCGGATTTTTATTTCACGCCATGCTCGGTTCAATGAATCCTCTTTTCCATTTAAAAGCTCCACGGGTTTTGTCGATTTGCATAACTTGGAACTTACAACCTTTTATGATGATGCTTCCGGGCCTATCATCTTACCCCCTCAAGATTCCGGCACTGAACCAAATCCACCCGCTAACCCACATTCAAATCCACTACATCCATCAGACTATTGTCCTCTTTGCCCACCTAATGTTGGCCCAACACATATTAAGCCAGCTACACTTGGCCCGGTCACCTCTCATTCAGACCCGGTCACCCATCCTGGCCCAGCTTCTTCTACAGGCTCGGTCACTCCTGACCCTGCCCCATCATCCTCCCACACCGCACCTCAGCCCAACATTTCAACCTATACCCCGGGCTCCCACTCTTCTGAGTTCGCTGAGCCGACCGACGACACTACAAATGTTGTTAACTCGGACCATGCTTCCATCTCAAATTCTCATCCAATGGTGACACGTGCCAAGGGAGgtatttttaaaaccaaaaatcAAGTTAATCTTGACTCACTCAACTCGTATGCTCTACATGTGGCCGTATCATCTGTTACCGAGCCTCGCGGTTTTAAATCTGCGGCCAAGGATCCCAACTGGATGGCCGCCATGGTCGACGAAATAGAGGCCTTAAAACAAAACCATACATGGACACTAGTACCTCGGTCGTCCTCTACCAATATAGTTGGGTCCAAGTGGGTGTTTCGTGTTAAATATCATTCGGATGGGACAATAGAATGATATACGGCACGCTTGGTGGCTCAGGGTTTTACACAAGTACCAGGTTTAGACTACTCGCACACTTTCAGTCCTGTGGTTAAAGCCTCCACGGTTCGAATTGTGCTATCCCTTGCCGTTCTTCACAACTGGAAGTTGCATCAACTTGACGTGAAAAATGCTTTCTTGAATGACAACTTAAATGAGACTGTTTTCATGGAGCAACCGCCTGGTTTTGTTCATCCATAGTATCCAACCCACGTCTGTAAGCTATCCAAGGCTCTCTTTGGCCTGAAGCAGGCTCCTCGTGCTTGGTTCCATCGTTTAAGCGCATTTCTCCTTTCATATGGGTTTACATGCAGTCGTGCAGACACGTCTCTATTTGTCTTTAGAAAAGCCTCATGTATCATGTATCTTCTTGTTTATGTGGATGACCTTATACTCACAGGAAATGATGAAAATCTCATCCACATCTTCATTTCCCAACTTAATCAAGAGTTTTCCATCAAAGATCTTGGGGACTTAAATTATTTCTTAGGTCTTGAAGTTGTTTACACAGACTCTGGTCTTTTTCTAACACGGGCAAAATATGCTAAGGACATCCTCATACGTGCTCAACTTCTTGATTCTAAACCTATTAGCACCCCTCTCACTCCACATGAATCCTTTACGAGTGCTGGTTTGTCGTACTCTGATCCCACTCTTTACCGCTCTTTAGTTGGTGCCTTGCAGTACTTGACGATTACCAGACCAGATCTATCTTATGCAGTGAAGCAACTATCTCAGTTTCTACACAACCCAACCATTGATCATTTTAGAGCGGTTAAACGTCTTCTCCGCTTTGTCAAAGGCACTCTTTCCTTTGGTCTCACCTACAACCATCCACACAAACAATCCATTCTTGGGTACTCTGATGCAGACTGGGCACGTTGTCTGGATACAAGACGTTCCACGTATGGCTACTCTATCTTTCTTGGCGGCAATCTTGTGTCTTGGAACGCAAAAAAGCAACCTACGGTGTCACGCTCAAGTTGTGAGTCTGAATATCGAGCCATGTCGAACACTGCCACTGAACTTGTCTGGATCACTCATCTATTACGAGAACTGCATGCCCTACCACCCGATCGCCCTACCCTGTTGTGCGATAACAAAAGTGCGTTATTCATGACTCAAAATCCAGTTTCACACAAGCGTGCTGAACACATTGACTTGGATTATCACTTTATTCGTGAACTGGTTCATTCGGGTAAACTCTATACCAAGTTTGTACCAACCAATCTTCATGTGGCTGACATTTTCATCAAGAGTCTTCCGCGCGCACAGTTTGAAGCTTTCAGAACAATGCTTCTTCTTGGACCGCCACCATTTCGATTGACGGGGGGTATTAGATAACAAGATTTGtatatatttgtattttattgtaATTTATTATATTTCCTTTATTTTGTAATCTCCTCTCCTCAATCACAGGAGATATTATTGTAATTGTTCTCTATTAATATACCCTCGATCCCTCATTGATTTGTGAGGTTGATTTCAATCCTTCCACACCCTGtttcaatcattcatatcaaaatCAAAATGAACAGTAAACCCTTGTTCGATTATAAGCACGTTCACATAATCATAAACCGCATAAACGTACTAATAATGTGTTACCCTGATTCACCAGACGTTTACTTCAAACAGAGCTTTCAACATCTATCGATCTAGTTCACAGTGTAAATCATACCTGACACGTGGCTCAAAATTTCTCTGATCGTCATCCCAATCGGTATTTCTATGAGCTGCTAGTCAAGAGCTTATTGTTTCGCCGGAATCTTGTCGCCTGAGATTTCGCCGGATCTTTGAAGAGTGTGCAAGCCTTGGGGGGTAAGCAAGAAGTGGTGTCCATTTGTAAGGGTCGTACAAAAACATAGTTTAGTAAAGTTAGGGCGAAATTACATAAA belongs to Helianthus annuus cultivar XRQ/B chromosome 5, HanXRQr2.0-SUNRISE, whole genome shotgun sequence and includes:
- the LOC110943131 gene encoding uncharacterized mitochondrial protein AtMg00810-like — its product is MYLLVYVDDLILTGNDENLIHIFISQLNQEFSIKDLGDLNYFLGLEVVYTDSGLFLTRAKYAKDILIRAQLLDSKPISTPLTPHESFTSAGLSYSDPTLYRSLVGALQYLTITRPDLSYAVKQLSQFLHNPTIDHFRAVKRLLRFVKGTLSFGLTYNHPHKQSILGYSDADWARCLDTRRSTYGYSIFLGGNLVSWNAKKQPTVSRSSCESEYRAMSNTATELVWITHLLRELHALPPDRPTLLCDNKSALFMTQNPVSHKRAEHIDLDYHFIRELVHSGKLYTKFVPTNLHVADIFIKSLPRAQFEAFRTMLLLGPPPFRLTGGIR